TGATCTTCCTGAGAAGCgttcttttccatgaaatgcTGAATTTGGATTAAATTTTTGAACTGGTTCGGCCTGTGCTTATGGTTTGGCTATTTGTTAAGGATCGCTTGATCTTTCACCCTTAATTCTTGATTTTGGTTGACAGGACTCGATTggaaggtgtttttttttttggcattatATGGTTAAACTGTTACATTTTAATCACCCAAAACTTAAGATCTGTTACATTACCTCTAGGTGTGTGTTGTCTGAGGtctttttttccaaaataaCACCCCTGACAAAGTATTTCTGGACATAACATTGGAATGAAATTATTTCTCAGTATAATACCCTACATCATCAAAGTGggcctgatttttttttaaaaaaattacgatCACGCCATCTATTGTGTTACTTTGGAAAAAGAACTGTGTTGTCTTTTTAGACTTTAGGCATCATCATCATATGAACTGCAGTTCTCTCAAGCTTAAAAGGGGCTTTCAAGTAaaatactaaataaataaaaacttgaagaagaaatgtGACGTCATAATCACAATCACGTGATCACAATAGATGATGTGATCATTAACACTACCACAAAAGCCCAATCTCCTCCacttaatttaataataataatggggATCAGAAAAAAGCAAATAGTCCCACGCGCTTTACAGCAAGTGGAGTTCTCTCTCTCGCTTGCTTATTACTCACTCTCTCTGTCCGTCTATTTCAGTTCCTTTTCGTCTCTGTTATATAATTGAATCGCCAAGCGTTGTTGGCGCTCGCTACATTTCTCTGCGGGATCAATCGGAGGTAAATTCTCGACCACCATTCCGTGAGTCttaattgtgtgtgtgtgtgtgttttttttttttttttaatttttatgattgaAGCTGCTGTTTTGTTTATGTATCCCAAAGTGATTCGAGTTTTAGATGCAAATGTAAAAAAGGGAAAGTCATCAACTTAGATTTCGATGCCTCTGTTTTTCATTAGATagctttgaatttgatttgattgttaAGTGATTTCATTGGATCTTAGATTTTCAATGGCTTTCGACGAATTTAATCTTCTTTTCGTTCCTGATTAGTGTCTGCTTCGCCTCTCTATGTGGATTGCTTTCCAATATTAGAATGTTCCTGTTTATCTATGCTTGGAGCAGACATATGGCATGGATTCAGTTTAACTGCTCTTCCTCTAAACAGTAGATCTGCCTGCTTATCTTGTCCATCAATGTTTAAAATCAGCGACTGCAGATAAGGGAACTCCGGCTGGTAGCACAGTCTAACTATAAGAGAGCTCCGGATGATAAGGTTAGGAAGATAGTTCATAGTTATATAGGTATTCATTCGGAATAACGCATGGAGTGAAAACAAACAGCAGGGAGACATGTTGGCAATCAATTTCATGCCAACTGTTGATTGCAGGGTCAATGACTCAATGTAAATAATCACGACACaacttttgaaaacaatttggCTTGGCTTGCTGACTTATGTGAATCCTATTATTAAGTTCTCATAATGTTTGCCGAGCTCCTGCAGTGAGTgaaatatatatagttgttgGGCATATAATCTGCAACCTCTGCCTTGGTATCTCTTTTACTAGAAATGTTTTCACACGATTGCTATATAATATTGTGTATGTTCTCATGGACCGTATGGGAGTTGCTTTTGTTGGATGTTTTATCAGGAAACTCTGTTATATCTTTAAATacgtttgattttttttcccaatcttGAAGGTGCTCATAATATATGGCGTTCGTAACAACCGCTGAAGTTTGTGATGCAAACCCGCAACTTCTTGTGAGTGGTGAACTCCGAGCACTCCAACCAATTTTTCAGATATATGGTAGACGCCCGATGTTCTCTGGACCAATAGTAACGCTCAAGGTGTTTGAAGACAATGTTTTGGTTCGTGAGTTTCTTGAGGAGAAAGGAAATGGCAGAGTTCTCGTGGTAGATGGTGGTGGGAGTTTAAGGTGTGCCATATTGGGAGGCAATCCTGTAGTACAAGCTCAAAATAATGGATGGGCAGGTATAGTGGTTAATGGCTGTATAAGGGATGTTGATGAAATCAATGGTTGTGATATTGGTGTTAGAGCTCTAGCTTCTCATCCCATGAAAGCCAATAAGAAAGGAATTGGAGAGAAACATGTCCCGATAACCATTGCTGGGACCAGAATTTGTGATGGGGAATGGCTCTATGCGGACACCGATGGCATCCTAATTTCTCGCACAGAACTGTCTGTCTGAGCTTCTTGTCCACAAAACAGATTTTGTGACAACCCATTTGTGGAAGTAGGCTGTATTTTTATGCTTTATTTGTGATCTTGTGTTGCTTGAGCTCTTTCTTGAATTTTAGAACATGGGAACAAGCAATGTTGTTCACTCTGCCTATGTAAATTGCTGATGGGTGGGCAAAGTTCACTGGCGTGTTCTTTGAAGGGACCCTTGGTGTCATTTGAGTTGACTTCCTCCTTTATGTCCTTGATCATCTCATCGAAACTCTTTGATATCTAATGTTGCCTGATGGCTTAATATGGAGAACAATTTTAATAGGATTTAGCAGTGCCAATAAACATGCAAGTACAAATACTTTAAAGAGACGTGTGCttacaaatttacaatcacAGCTGCAAAAGTACCATGTACAAATGAACATTTATACAGGACGGTACAGAGAACATACTTTCAGCCATTATGCATTGTTTACAGCTTTCCAAAATGATGCTCGAGAATGCTTAAAGTAGCCTCAAATGaccaaaaaatatacatatagagCTTGTACAAACATAAATACCCTAAAAGAAGGATCAAGTGATAAAGC
This genomic stretch from Tripterygium wilfordii isolate XIE 37 chromosome 22, ASM1340144v1, whole genome shotgun sequence harbors:
- the LOC119991761 gene encoding putative 4-hydroxy-4-methyl-2-oxoglutarate aldolase 2 → MAFVTTAEVCDANPQLLVSGELRALQPIFQIYGRRPMFSGPIVTLKVFEDNVLVREFLEEKGNGRVLVVDGGGSLRCAILGGNPVVQAQNNGWAGIVVNGCIRDVDEINGCDIGVRALASHPMKANKKGIGEKHVPITIAGTRICDGEWLYADTDGILISRTELSV